A stretch of the Vigna radiata var. radiata cultivar VC1973A chromosome 7, Vradiata_ver6, whole genome shotgun sequence genome encodes the following:
- the LOC106766045 gene encoding uncharacterized protein LOC106766045: MGNQFQYRQGNFNQGNYSQGWKNHLSFGQNQSNYSGQAGGFRQQQPSPLWKQIGKLSKRIETTEKNQFRANTDVNPKDECKAILTSNKRKAEVEPINFENNEKEDEEMMSVDEVNEKRSSEDEVELTYEEEDPEEEIIEPEDEDEVELTDKEEDLVVQPQKMNHPPKVEDPGCLRISCVLNECDVGEAMIDSGASINMLPKHFLTKFRGLVLKPSSVTVMVADRSIAEPFGMVEDVIVRVEQLEFLVDFIVMDVENDEMIPVPMSEEERSIHPELKEDLFQPGIKVKYKRRE; encoded by the exons ATGGGAAACCAATTCCAGTACAGGCAAGGTAATTTTAACCAAGGCAATtatagccaaggttggaagaaccaccttAGTTTTGGACAAAATCAAAGTAATTATTCTGGGCAGGCAGGAggcttccggcagcaacaaccatcacctttatggaAGCAG ATTGGCAAGTTGTCTAAAAGGATAGAAACTACCGAGAagaatcagtttagggctaacactgatgttaaccctaaggacGAATGCAAAGCTATTCTGACAAGCAATAAAAGGAAGGCAGAAGTGGAaccaattaattttgaaaacaatgaaaaagaagatgagGAGATGATGAGTGTTGACGAAGTCAATGAGAAAAgaagcagtgaagatgaagttgaacTCACTTATGAAGAAGAGGATCCAGAAGAAGAAATTATTGAGccagaagatgaagatgaagttgaacTCACTGAtaaagaagaggatcttgttgttcaacccCAAAAGATGAATCATCCGCCTAAGGTAGAAGATCCAGGATGTTTGAGAATATCATGTGTTCTGAATGAGTGTGATGTaggggaagctatgatagattccgGAGCTAGCATCAATATGTTACCCAAGCATTTCTTAACAAAATTCAGAGGGCTAGTATTGAAGCCGTCTAGCGTTACTGTGATGGTGGCGGATAGATCTATAGCAGAACCATTTGGTATGGTGGAGGATGTTATTGTGCGAGTGGAACAGCTTGAGTTCTTAGTTGATTTTATTGTCATGGAcgtggaaaatgatgaaatgattcct gtacctatgagtgaagaagaaagatcCATCCATCCTGAATTAAAGGAAGACCTATTCCAACCAGGcattaaagtgaaatataagaGGAGGGAGTAG